The Microcebus murinus isolate Inina chromosome 4, M.murinus_Inina_mat1.0, whole genome shotgun sequence genome has a segment encoding these proteins:
- the LOC105883352 gene encoding olfactory receptor 52A5-like yields MLKQNGTVFRPSVLMLIGIPGLESVQVWIGIPFCTMYIIALFGNSLLLVVIKTEHSLHEPMYIFLAMLGATDIVLSTCILPKMLGIFWFHLSKIYFDACLLQMWLIHTFQCIESGILLAMALDRYVAICEPLRHATIFTHQLLTQIGVGVTLRAALLVAPCLILIKCRLKFYRTTVVSHSYCEHMAIVKLAAEDVRINKIYGLFVAFSILGLDIIFITLSYIRIFITVFNLPQKEARLKAFNTCIAHILVFLEFYLLAFFSFFTHRFGFHIPSYIHILLSNLYLLVPPLLNPIVYGVKTKQIRDGVFKIFYHKNPS; encoded by the coding sequence ATGCTCAAGCAAAATGGTACAGTCTTCAGGCCCTCGGTGCTGATGCTGATTGGGATCCCTGGCTTGGAATCTGTGCAAGTCTGGATTGGGATTCCTTTCTGTACCATGTACATCATTGCTCTGTTTGGGAATTCCCTGCTCCTGGTTGTCATCAAAACTGAGCACAGCCTCCATGAGCCCATGTACATCTTCCTGGCAATGCTTGGAGCAACAGACATTGTTCTCAGTACCTGCATCCTACCCAAAATGCTAGGAATATTCTGGTTTCATCTGTCAAAGATCTACTTTGATGCTTGTCTCTTGCAGATGTGGCTCATCCACACATTCCAGTGTATTGAGTCAGGTATTTTGCTGGCCATGGCCCTGGACCGCTACGTGGCAATCTGTGAACCTCTGAGACATGCAACCATCTTTACACACCAACTTCTCACTCAGATTGGTGTTGGAGTGACACTCAGAGCAGCCCTCCTGGTAGCTCCATGTCTCATCCTCATCAAATGCCGGCTGAAATTCTACCGGACCACTGTGGTCTCCCATTCATATTGTGAGCATATGGCCATCGTGAAGTTGGCAGCAGAAGATGTTAGAATCAACAAGATCTATGGTTTGTTTGTGGCTTTCAGCATACTTGGCCTTGATATCATCTTCATCACTCTCTCCTACATTCGAATATTTATAACTGTCTTCAATCTTCCTCAAAAGGAAGCTAGGCTCAAGGCCTTTAACACCTGCATTGCCCACATTTTGGTCTTCCTCGAGTTTTATCTCctggctttcttctctttctttacacACAGGTTTGGGTTCCATATACCATCCTACATTCATATTCTTCTGTCAAACCTTTACCTGCTTGTCCCACCTTTGCTCAATCCTATAGTCTATGGAGTGAAGACCAAACAAATTCGAGATGGTGTGTTTAAGATATTCTACCATAAGAATCcttcttga
- the LOC105883353 gene encoding olfactory receptor 52A5-like produces the protein MLKQNGTVFRPSVLTLIGIPGLESVQVWIGIPFCTMYIIALFGNSLLLVVIKTEHSLHEPMYIFLAMLGATDIVLSTCILPKMLGIFWFHLSKIYFDACLLQMWLIHTFQCIESGILLAMALDRYVAICEPLRHATIFTHQLLTQIGVGVTLRAALLAAPCLIHVKCRLKFYRTTVVSHSYCEHMAIVKLAAEDVRINKIYGLFVAFSILGLDIIFITLSYIRIFITVFNLPQKEARLKAFNTCIAHILVFLEFYLLAFFSFFTHRFGFHIPSYIHILLSNLYLLVPPLLNPIVYGVKTKQIRDGVFKIFYLKDPS, from the coding sequence ATGCTCAAGCAAAATGGTACAGTCTTCAGGCCCTCGGTGCTGACACTGATTGGGATCCCTGGCTTGGAATCTGTGCAAGTCTGGATTGGGATTCCTTTCTGTACCATGTACATCATTGCTCTGTTTGGGAATTCCCTGCTCCTGGTTGTCATCAAAACTGAGCACAGCCTCCATGAGCCCATGTACATCTTCCTGGCAATGCTTGGAGCAACAGACATTGTTCTCAGTACCTGCATCCTACCCAAAATGCTAGGAATATTCTGGTTTCATCTGTCAAAGATCTACTTTGATGCTTGTCTCTTGCAGATGTGGCTCATCCACACATTCCAGTGTATTGAGTCAGGTATTTTGCTGGCCATGGCCCTGGACCGCTACGTGGCAATCTGTGAACCTCTGAGACATGCAACCATCTTTACACACCAACTTCTCACTCAGATTGGTGTTGGAGTGACACTCAGAGCAGCCCTCCTTGCAGCTCCATGTCTCATCCACGTCAAATGCCGGCTGAAATTCTACCGGACCACTGTGGTCTCCCATTCATACTGTGAGCATATGGCCATCGTGAAGTTGGCAGCAGAAGATGTTAGAATCAACAAGATCTATGGTTTGTTTGTGGCTTTCAGCATACTTGGCCTTGATATCATCTTCATCACTCTCTCCTACATTCGAATATTTATAACTGTCTTCAATCTTCCTCAAAAGGAAGCTAGGCTCAAGGCCTTTAACACCTGCATTGCCCACATTTTGGTCTTCCTCGAGTTTTATCTCctggctttcttctctttctttacacACAGGTTTGGGTTCCACATACCATCCTACATTCATATTCTTCTGTCAAACCTTTACCTGCTTGTCCCACCTTTGCTCAATCCTATAGTCTATGGAGTGAAGACCAAACAAATTCGAGATGGTGTGTTTAAGATATTCTACCTTAAGGATCCTTCTTGA